The sequence CCGCGTGCGCGACATTCTCGGGCCCAGTGTACTGGATGACGGCTGGCGCTGCGCTGCACTGTATGTGGCCCTTAAGCTGCACGCGGCCCTTATAGGGAAAGAAAAGTGAAGCCCCATTTTGTTCCTAGGGGAAGCGCTCAGGTAGAGTGATGGACGATTCATTGCGAATCGCTGGAGACGTGCCAGAGCGGCCGAATGGGGCTCCCTGCTAAGGAGTTGACTTACTTGCGTAGGTCCGGAGGTTCAAATCCTCTCGTCTCCGCAAATGTCATGAGTTGCGACCTGCTAGACAAGTGAGTCGCGGCATCGTTGACAAACCGGCATTTCAGCATGTTTTGTTCTGGGGTGCCGGTTTTGCGTTGAACCCCCCTAATGCGGTCAGATGCGCTTCATCCAGTTTTCCTGAAATACCCCGCCGCTTAAGGGAGCTGGATAGCCTAAAGGCCTTGCTCTCGGTAGGTCGAAGTGCGGATGGTACACAGGACTCTGCTAATTGGACCGTGCTGTTTAAGCAGGTAACCAACGGTATCAAGTGTCGAAGGTTACCCAGGTTGCCACTCTCTACCATGATGCTGGCTCCAAGTTCGTGTCGCTACCTAGCGAGCATATGTGGTTCCATTGCCTCGGAGTGCAGGCCCATTTAATGAAGCAGTGGTCCTGATCGCCCTAGATATGAGTGTTGCGCGGGGGTATCTAGTAACACCGTGGTGACTATCTAGTAACGGGATGGTGAGTATCGAGTAACACTTTGGGGGAAGATTCTTCTGACCGCGTGACAAAAGGGCTCGCGGCATAATCAGAGGAGTCCGATCGTGACTGATTACCGGGCCGTGATGGACCTTGTCTTACAAGGCTGGTCCGTCCGTCAAATCTGCTCGACTGTGCGTTGCTCACATACCACAGTCCAAAAGGCCCGCCAGACAATGGCGGCACACCAGATCACAACCCATGAACAACTCGCCGGCATCACCGACGAAGAAATGGCCACATGGTTTGTTGATGGTCGAAGTCTTGCCCAAGGAGACTTCGTGCCCATCGACTTCGACGCGGTGGCCAAAGCACGTACCGGCCGAAACAAAGTCACTCTCCAAGTCTTGTGGGGCCGCTACACCACCCAACCTGCCCGTCCGTCTCAGCGTTACTACAGCTACGAGCGGTTCCGCCAGCTTGTCGCCGAACACGTTGATGCCACAGGACTTACCGCACGCATTACGCATATCCCGGCACACACTATGCAAGTCGACTGGGCCGGTACCACAATGCGGCTGTTTGACCCGATTGATGCCCGGGGTGCAAAAGTCAGTATTTTCGTGGCGTCACTGCCGTATTCCGGAATGTTGTTTGCCTGTGCTTGCCCGAACCAGCGGCAAGCAGCATGGCTGTGGGCGCATATCCAAGCGTTTGAATACTTCGGTGGCGTCGCTGAAGTCATTGTGCCTGATAATGCTTCGACAGCGTCACACGCAATCGGTGCTGCTGACCGCAACCGGCAGGTTAATTCCACCTACGAGGAATTCCTCGAGCATTACAACACTGCCGCGCTGCCTGCTCGCGCTCGGCGTCCGAAGGACAAGGCGAACGTGGAAGCGGCAGTCAAGATCATCACCCAAAAAGTCATCCATACCCTCCACGGGCATCAATGCGTTGGGCTCGATGAACTCAATGCACGCATCCGCAGCCTAGTTGACGGTATCAATGACGCGGTACCCTTTCGTGGCACCTGCACCAGCAGAAGAATGCTCTTTAATGAGTTTGAACGTGATGTGCTTGGCCAACTTCCCGCATCACCGTGGCAGCATACCGAATGGAAACGCGCGAAAGTCGCCCCCAACTTCCACATCACCGTCAATACTGCTCACTATTCGGTGCCCTACCAGCTCGTCGGCCGCACTGTCGATGTACGCATCACCGGCAACGAAGTAACCGTCTTTGACGCTGGGCAGCGTGTTGCCACCCACCAGCTAGCCCAAGCCCGGGGGATCTATGTCACTGACGTGGATCATATTCCTGCCACCATGGCTGATACCACAGGACTGTGGACCAGTGACTACTTCTACCGTGAAGCAGCCAAGATCGGGCCAGCGACCCAGAAAGTCATCGCAGAACTCATCAGCGCAAAGGCAATCCCTGCCCAGGCATATCAGTCGTGTCGAAACGTACTAAATATGGGCAAGCACGCCAACAAGGCGATTTTGGAACAAGCCTGTGCCCGCCTGATCGCACCTGATGGCGCAAGGAGGGCCGTGTCGTATACCGCGGTGAAAAACATGATGGCTGCGGTACGCAAAGACCAATCCACCCGCCCGACAGGCCATGATCTTCTGCCAACAACACCGCCTGAAACACCACCAGCAGTACACGCACGTGATACCCGCGGCGCGTATCTGGGTGGGTCTGCTCAGTTCAGCATGGAAAACCTTAGGAAGAAAGGACCTTCGCAGTCATGACACAGCCACAACCAGCATCGGCATCAGCACGCTTTCTAGATGAATCGGTCCTGCCGGTCTTTACCGATCTGCGAATGACGGCCTTCGGCCGAACCGTGATTGATATTGCCGCAGATCCCGTCTTCGACTCGTGGAGCTTTTCTGACAAGGTGCTCCACGCACTCGATAAAGAAGTCGCGGCCAAGCGTGAGAGACGAGTCAACAAACTACTCAAAGCATCCCGATCGCCAAATCTTGATGCATGTATCGAAGACATCACCTACGCACCCGGCCGCAACCTCAACAAAGAGCAAATCACCAGACTCGCTCACTGCCAATGGTGTCAAAAAGCGCAAAGCATTGTCATCCTCGGCAAATCATCCGTCGGCAAAACCTACCTGGCCCAAGCACTGCTAACCGCCGCGTGCAGAAACGACTACTCCGCCCGCTTCTTCCGCACAGACACACTAGCCAACCAGCTGATGGTGCTACGCCATAATGACGCAGCACGCATGGAATTTCTTCAAGACCTACACCTGGCAGACGTACTCGTTCTTGACGACTTCCTAACAACCCCGATTGATGCAGCCACAGCACACCAGCTACTCAATATTCTTGCGGAACGTGAACACCGGGGATCAACGATCGTGACCTCACAGTTCACGCCCGACGAGTGGTACAAATCCATCCCGGATGCTGTCATCGCCGAGTCGATACTGAATCGGCTTGTCGTTGGCGCTGAGATCATCACACTGGAAGGACCCAACATGCGCCTAGAAGGCAACGCAGAGTAGTTGCTCATAAGCAACGCCCGGGTGTTACTCAATACTCACCCGGGCGTTACTGCTTGCTCACCACGGCGTTACTAAATACGTGGTCCTAACAATATGAGGCCAACGTATTGGGTATCCCTCTGGGCTGCAAAAGTGGGAACGGCTAAGCCCCATATGTCTGAGGAGCGATGAGCCTCCTGGTCGAAATCGCACGACCGATTCCAGTTTTGTATACAAACCCGTTCTGTATCCAAAAGTTTTTGGTAGGCTAGGCGGTTGTAACAGTTATTTATCCTGAAGGGAGTGAAAATGGAAGGCCTGACTTTCGAAAACTTGAAAGCTGAAGATTTCGTATTGTTATGCGGCGGTTGCTGTACCGACGGATAATCCCAGAAAGAGTTGAGTATGTATCGTCTGAAATACGCTCATAGGCCACTCGCTGTTGGTAAGGACTCCTTGATCATTGGCGGAGTTTCCTACGGGAGCTCTAGGAAGGTAAGGGATTCCGATGGGAGAATCAAGGCGATCTTAACTCGGTTAGATGGAACTAGGACCCTTGAGCAGATCTATTTCGAGCTTGAGGGGTCCTTTCCGTCGCTAAGCTATCAATTTGTCGAGGAGCTCGTTTCCGCACTTGCAGACTTTGGATTTCTTGAAGAGTCGGAGTATCCCTCCGAACTTGATACTAGGTTCGAACTATGGTCTAGAGCGCAAAACCTGTATCAAGGGATGGATAACCAGTTGCGAGAGCATCCATGGTATGTGCAGGAGAAATTATCAAATAGCGCAGCTGCCATAGTAGGGCTTGGGGGAGTCGGGTCAGAAGTGGCCGTTCTTCTTGCCCGAGCTGGCATTGGAAAGCTCGTCCTTATTGACCCAGATACAGTTGAGCCGACAAATATTGTTCGCCAGCATTTCAAATTTACCGATATTGGAGATGCAAAGAGTAAGGCGTTAGCTAGTCAAATAGCGGAAATTGGACTTGAGACAGAGATAGACTGCTTGCAGAAAAGCTTATGTACAACGAGTGACTTCGAGCGTACGCTGAATTCGGTAGATACTTTCGCACTGTCAGCGGACTACCCTGAGAGAATAAGATTCACGGCGAATGACTTTGCATTACGTCATGAAATGCCGTGGGCGCACTGCGGGTACCAAGGTCCCGAGATTATCCTAGGTATTCATGATAGCTGTGGTGCCTGTTTTAGATGCATAAAAGACTATCAGACGATCGAGCGTGCCGACCGTGATCTGCACATCCGAGAGTACTCACGTCCTCTAAGGCAAGCGGGTAATTCCGTTTCTTCCTCAATTTCAGCAGCCTTTCTCGCGCACGGAATAATTAGTCTACTCACGGGAGTTCCTTGTATAAAAACAAACGTAGAGTATTGGTTTTCTATGCAATCAATGACGATAAACAAAGTTGAAGTACCTAACTTCGAAACTTGCGCCCATAAAGGAGTTGGTGTTGTCGCTTTGGAAAAATAGAGACTACAAATTGCTAATGTCGGGGCAAACAGTAAATGTAGTCGGTAATCAAATTACTACTTTCGCCCTATTTCTTGTAGTTCTTAATGTTACCAACTCTCCATCCGCTGCAAGTTTTTCGTCAGGATTATTTGTCTTAAGTATGGTTGTTTTGGGGCTGCCAATCGGTCGCCTAGTGGACAGATATTCAAGATTAGTAATTCTTAAAATTTCCGCCACACTTGGCGTCGTTGGTTCCCTGTTATGCGTCTTTGCGGCCAATGGACATTATCCGATATCTCTTTTTGCAGTTTCAGCTTTCTTGCTAGGGGGTATCTCCTCGGCTTTTGGTACGGCAGAACGCGCATTTCTTAAAGAACTAATCCCCCCGAGTTTGCTAGCAAAAGCCATGGCTGTTAATCAAGGTCGATACTCGATCGGAACCTTACTTGGGCCACCAATTGCCGGTCTGCTTATCTCGCATTCGGCGCAAGCTCCTTTTTGGGTTGATGCAGCTTCATTCTGCTGGGTTCTAGCTTGCCTTTTGCTTATTCGTTTCCGGTCAAGCGAAACAGACTCTTCGAATACCCCCAGCGAAACACCTCCGCTACGCCCAGCATGGGATTGGCTACGTGGTCAAAAGCAGCTCTTCTCCATCGGTTGGTATAGTCCGTTGATGAATTTTTCATTCGCTGGAATAACAACACTTTCGCTACTTAGTTTAAAATATGCTTCTTTCAGTTCATTCTCATTGGGAATATATCAGGCTGCAATTGGATTAGCAGGCCTAATGGGAGCAATGATTGCAGGAAAGCTAGTTGAAAAAGTGCAGGCCGGAAGGCTAATTCTTTACTCCATGTGTTTGTTCACTGTAGCGCTTGCAGTAACCATGGTAAATAGTACGTGCATTATTCTTGGAATGGTTTTGGCTGGATTGGTCTTGCCAGTTTTCAATGCGCCGTGCAGTGGCTTTTTCGTAAAATCAGTACCGCAAGAGTTTCAAGGACGTTGTACTGCGATTCTGTCAACATCTGCGATGGTAACCATGCCTATCGGAAACGCACTTGCCGGCGTGCTCTTCGAGCACTTCGGAGGATTGACAGCAGTAGCCTTTTTTGCTTTGGTCTTGATTCTCTCAGATCTGTTTTTCATCAAGAAGGGCGACGTTAAATCCATTCGTTTATAGGAGTCTTCTTACCCTTGATGACGCTAATAGCCCCTGTTTCGGGAGGTATTGTCAGCTTTAAGTCGAGGGCTTGTTGGTGTATTAATTGCTTGATTTCGTTGCTTCAGCCTGTAGAACCCTAGTCACCGTTCGCCGGTGGCTCGGGTTTTGCGTTTGTTGTTGTCAATATGAAAGTGGGTGCCAGCGCAGCTCTCGGAAGCGGGCAAAGCCCTGATCTTGGCTCA is a genomic window of Corynebacterium singulare containing:
- a CDS encoding MFS transporter → MSGQTVNVVGNQITTFALFLVVLNVTNSPSAASFSSGLFVLSMVVLGLPIGRLVDRYSRLVILKISATLGVVGSLLCVFAANGHYPISLFAVSAFLLGGISSAFGTAERAFLKELIPPSLLAKAMAVNQGRYSIGTLLGPPIAGLLISHSAQAPFWVDAASFCWVLACLLLIRFRSSETDSSNTPSETPPLRPAWDWLRGQKQLFSIGWYSPLMNFSFAGITTLSLLSLKYASFSSFSLGIYQAAIGLAGLMGAMIAGKLVEKVQAGRLILYSMCLFTVALAVTMVNSTCIILGMVLAGLVLPVFNAPCSGFFVKSVPQEFQGRCTAILSTSAMVTMPIGNALAGVLFEHFGGLTAVAFFALVLILSDLFFIKKGDVKSIRL
- the istA gene encoding IS21 family transposase translates to MTDYRAVMDLVLQGWSVRQICSTVRCSHTTVQKARQTMAAHQITTHEQLAGITDEEMATWFVDGRSLAQGDFVPIDFDAVAKARTGRNKVTLQVLWGRYTTQPARPSQRYYSYERFRQLVAEHVDATGLTARITHIPAHTMQVDWAGTTMRLFDPIDARGAKVSIFVASLPYSGMLFACACPNQRQAAWLWAHIQAFEYFGGVAEVIVPDNASTASHAIGAADRNRQVNSTYEEFLEHYNTAALPARARRPKDKANVEAAVKIITQKVIHTLHGHQCVGLDELNARIRSLVDGINDAVPFRGTCTSRRMLFNEFERDVLGQLPASPWQHTEWKRAKVAPNFHITVNTAHYSVPYQLVGRTVDVRITGNEVTVFDAGQRVATHQLAQARGIYVTDVDHIPATMADTTGLWTSDYFYREAAKIGPATQKVIAELISAKAIPAQAYQSCRNVLNMGKHANKAILEQACARLIAPDGARRAVSYTAVKNMMAAVRKDQSTRPTGHDLLPTTPPETPPAVHARDTRGAYLGGSAQFSMENLRKKGPSQS
- a CDS encoding HesA/MoeB/ThiF family protein, with protein sequence MIIGGVSYGSSRKVRDSDGRIKAILTRLDGTRTLEQIYFELEGSFPSLSYQFVEELVSALADFGFLEESEYPSELDTRFELWSRAQNLYQGMDNQLREHPWYVQEKLSNSAAAIVGLGGVGSEVAVLLARAGIGKLVLIDPDTVEPTNIVRQHFKFTDIGDAKSKALASQIAEIGLETEIDCLQKSLCTTSDFERTLNSVDTFALSADYPERIRFTANDFALRHEMPWAHCGYQGPEIILGIHDSCGACFRCIKDYQTIERADRDLHIREYSRPLRQAGNSVSSSISAAFLAHGIISLLTGVPCIKTNVEYWFSMQSMTINKVEVPNFETCAHKGVGVVALEK
- a CDS encoding ATP-binding protein yields the protein MTQPQPASASARFLDESVLPVFTDLRMTAFGRTVIDIAADPVFDSWSFSDKVLHALDKEVAAKRERRVNKLLKASRSPNLDACIEDITYAPGRNLNKEQITRLAHCQWCQKAQSIVILGKSSVGKTYLAQALLTAACRNDYSARFFRTDTLANQLMVLRHNDAARMEFLQDLHLADVLVLDDFLTTPIDAATAHQLLNILAEREHRGSTIVTSQFTPDEWYKSIPDAVIAESILNRLVVGAEIITLEGPNMRLEGNAE